Proteins co-encoded in one bacterium genomic window:
- the gcvH gene encoding glycine cleavage system protein GcvH: MPRPEDCLYTKDHEWLHVEGELARVGITDFAQNELGDIVYVNMGEANRSVKAGDEMGEIESVKAVAQVYAPVAGEIVEINPGLDSAPDSVNHDPIGEGWLVMMKPADPAELKGLMDHAAYAKYLAEAAH; encoded by the coding sequence ATGCCGCGGCCTGAAGACTGCCTGTACACGAAGGACCACGAGTGGCTGCACGTCGAGGGCGAGTTGGCGCGCGTCGGCATCACCGACTTCGCGCAGAACGAGCTGGGCGACATCGTCTACGTCAACATGGGCGAGGCGAACCGCTCGGTGAAGGCCGGCGACGAAATGGGCGAGATCGAGTCGGTCAAGGCCGTGGCGCAGGTCTACGCGCCGGTCGCCGGCGAGATCGTCGAGATCAACCCCGGCCTCGACTCGGCCCCGGACAGCGTCAACCACGACCCGATCGGCGAAGGCTGGCTCGTGATGATGAAGCCGGCCGACCCCGCCGAGCTGAAGGGGCTGATGGACCACGCGGCCTACGCGAAGTACCTCGCGGAGGCGGCGCACTGA
- the rseP gene encoding RIP metalloprotease RseP, with protein sequence MSALVGFLATAFYFVLVLGILVFIHEFGHFLAAKAFGVRVEVFSLGFGRRVVGFKRGETDYRLAAIPLGGYVKMSGEFGAEDDKAPDPKFFTSKPRWQRLIVMLAGPAMNVVLALVLWTGLFMHGTEVPDLPDGPPVVERTEAGSPAEKAGLQPGDVIVELAGKKIDSIDDYETELIFHPGKEVVYGLRRGGKGVEARVAVAAHPRFGTGWDGVRPRIPIIVGDVVPGAPAEKAGLAKGDRILEVDGRAPAGIEAVSKLINAGGATVAMTVERGGKTMTIDVAPQQKGASRMIGISVGAARRLVRYSFGQAALQSGEYAWKQAGFLFRTIGALLKRDVGLSVMSGPIEIARASREQAQAGFVAFVAWIAFISLQLGIFNLVPLPVLDGGHVAILAIEGAVRRDLPLVVKERILQIGLVLLLALAAVVIFQDIGKIFGRREPPPAAAAEAPAKPAAPSAPAAPAKPAPAPTPSPQPAK encoded by the coding sequence CTTCCTCGCCGCGAAGGCGTTCGGCGTGCGGGTCGAGGTCTTCTCGCTCGGCTTCGGGCGGCGGGTCGTCGGCTTCAAGCGCGGCGAAACCGACTACCGCCTCGCGGCGATCCCGCTCGGCGGCTACGTCAAGATGTCGGGCGAGTTCGGCGCGGAGGACGACAAGGCGCCGGACCCGAAGTTCTTCACCTCGAAGCCGCGCTGGCAGCGCCTGATCGTGATGCTCGCCGGGCCGGCGATGAACGTCGTCCTCGCGCTCGTGCTTTGGACCGGGCTGTTCATGCACGGCACCGAGGTGCCGGACCTGCCGGACGGCCCGCCGGTCGTCGAGCGGACGGAGGCGGGCTCGCCGGCGGAGAAGGCCGGCCTGCAGCCGGGGGACGTGATCGTCGAGCTCGCCGGAAAGAAGATCGACTCGATCGACGACTACGAGACCGAGCTGATCTTCCACCCGGGCAAGGAGGTCGTCTACGGGCTGCGGCGCGGCGGGAAGGGCGTCGAGGCGCGCGTCGCCGTCGCCGCGCATCCGCGCTTCGGCACCGGCTGGGACGGCGTGCGGCCGCGGATCCCGATCATCGTCGGCGACGTCGTGCCGGGCGCTCCCGCCGAGAAGGCCGGCCTAGCGAAGGGGGACCGGATTCTCGAAGTGGACGGGCGCGCGCCGGCCGGGATCGAGGCGGTCAGCAAGCTGATCAACGCCGGCGGCGCGACCGTGGCGATGACGGTCGAGCGCGGCGGAAAGACGATGACGATCGACGTCGCGCCGCAGCAGAAGGGCGCGTCGCGGATGATCGGCATCTCCGTCGGCGCCGCGCGGCGGCTGGTGCGCTACTCCTTCGGTCAGGCGGCGCTCCAGTCGGGGGAGTACGCCTGGAAACAGGCGGGGTTCCTCTTCCGCACGATCGGGGCGCTGCTCAAGCGCGACGTCGGCCTCAGCGTGATGTCGGGGCCGATCGAGATCGCCCGCGCGTCGCGCGAGCAGGCGCAGGCGGGGTTCGTCGCCTTCGTCGCCTGGATCGCCTTCATCTCGCTGCAGCTCGGCATCTTCAACCTCGTGCCGCTGCCGGTGCTCGACGGCGGGCACGTGGCGATTCTGGCGATCGAAGGGGCGGTCCGCCGCGATCTGCCGCTGGTGGTCAAGGAGCGGATTCTGCAGATCGGCTTGGTGCTGCTCCTCGCGCTGGCGGCGGTCGTGATCTTCCAGGACATCGGGAAGATCTTCGGGCGGCGCGAGCCGCCGCCGGCCGCGGCCGCCGAAGCGCCGGCCAAGCCCGCCGCGCCGAGCGCGCCCGCGGCGCCGGCCAAGCCCGCGCCGGCGCCGACGCCGAGTCCGCAGCCCGCGAAGTAG
- the gcvT gene encoding glycine cleavage system aminomethyltransferase GcvT, producing the protein MDNGNATGGSLLRTPLYERHAKLGAKLVPFAGWEMPVQYTGVIEEHKAVRSAAGLFDVSHMGEFEVRGPGAGAFLDHVTPSRISALDDMRAQYTALTTPQGTFVDDFIAYRVSAERILLVVNASNLAKDWAWFNEQAKGFDVELVNLSDETALLAFQGPKALKIVAGLAEGFDALAVKYYHLAVGKVAGCDVLAARTGYTGELGYELFVKNEDAGRLWDALLDAGKEFGAMPAGLGARDTLRLEAAMPLYGNDIDDQHTVLEAGLEWVVDWTKPEFLGRAPLAAQKEAGLKRVRCGFEIKGKGIARHGADVLVGGEVVGPVTSGTFAPWVEKAIGMTYLPPAAAQPGTPFEIDVRGRRLPAEVVPLPFYTRPKKKKQ; encoded by the coding sequence ATGGACAACGGAAACGCCACCGGCGGGAGCCTGCTGCGGACCCCGCTCTACGAGCGCCACGCCAAGCTCGGCGCGAAGCTCGTCCCCTTCGCCGGCTGGGAAATGCCGGTCCAGTACACGGGCGTCATCGAAGAGCACAAGGCCGTGCGCTCCGCGGCCGGGCTGTTCGACGTCAGCCACATGGGCGAGTTCGAAGTGCGCGGCCCCGGCGCCGGCGCCTTCCTCGACCACGTCACGCCGTCGCGCATCTCCGCGCTCGACGACATGCGCGCCCAGTACACCGCGCTGACGACGCCCCAAGGCACGTTCGTCGACGACTTCATCGCCTACCGCGTCTCCGCGGAGCGGATCCTCCTCGTCGTCAACGCCTCGAATCTCGCCAAGGACTGGGCGTGGTTCAACGAACAGGCGAAGGGGTTCGACGTCGAACTCGTCAACCTGTCCGACGAGACGGCGCTGCTCGCGTTCCAGGGGCCGAAGGCGCTGAAGATCGTCGCAGGCCTCGCCGAAGGGTTCGACGCGCTGGCCGTGAAGTACTACCACCTCGCGGTGGGCAAGGTCGCCGGCTGCGACGTTCTGGCCGCGCGCACCGGCTACACCGGCGAACTCGGCTACGAACTGTTCGTGAAGAACGAGGACGCGGGCCGTCTGTGGGACGCGCTCCTCGACGCCGGCAAGGAGTTCGGCGCGATGCCGGCCGGCCTCGGCGCCCGCGACACGCTGCGGCTCGAGGCGGCGATGCCGCTCTACGGCAACGACATCGACGACCAGCACACCGTGCTCGAGGCGGGCCTCGAGTGGGTCGTGGACTGGACGAAGCCCGAGTTCCTCGGCCGCGCGCCGCTGGCCGCGCAGAAGGAAGCCGGCCTCAAGCGAGTGCGCTGCGGCTTCGAGATCAAGGGGAAGGGGATCGCGCGCCACGGCGCCGACGTGCTCGTCGGCGGCGAGGTCGTCGGCCCCGTCACCTCCGGGACGTTCGCGCCCTGGGTGGAGAAGGCGATCGGCATGACCTACCTGCCGCCGGCCGCCGCCCAGCCCGGCACGCCGTTCGAGATCGACGTCCGCGGCCGGCGCCTGCCCGCCGAGGTCGTCCCGCTGCCGTTCTACACGCGTCCCAAGAAGAAGAAGCAGTAA
- a CDS encoding sigma-70 family RNA polymerase sigma factor has protein sequence MYIPWLLKEKSLDDFVDHDGETRLSQLMEDPGTARPEEDVYKKELVQITRQALEELPERERLILLKRFGVMGNDEMTLEEIGKILGLSRERVRQLEKEAKMKLRERLGTLRTQLQLNLG, from the coding sequence ATGTACATCCCTTGGCTGCTCAAAGAGAAGTCGCTCGACGATTTCGTCGATCACGACGGCGAAACGCGCCTGTCCCAGCTGATGGAAGATCCCGGCACGGCTCGGCCGGAAGAGGACGTGTACAAGAAGGAGCTGGTCCAGATCACCCGTCAGGCGCTCGAAGAGCTGCCGGAACGGGAGCGTCTGATCCTCCTCAAGCGGTTCGGCGTCATGGGCAACGACGAGATGACTCTCGAAGAGATCGGCAAGATCTTGGGCCTGTCGCGCGAACGCGTCCGCCAGCTGGAAAAGGAAGCCAAGATGAAGCTCCGCGAGCGGCTGGGCACCCTCCGCACGCAGCTTCAGCTCAACCTTGGCTGA
- a CDS encoding Maf family protein — MNQAANAAPLLLASASPRRRELLRRVGLPFEATSVAIDEAPLRGERGAACALRLARAKAAAAAALRPGRHVLAADTVVVVGRKVLGKPRDAAEARAMIELLADRWHDVVTGVALRAPDGAEWCEAARTRVRFAPVADDEIERYVSGAEPYDKAGGYALQGAAGWFVEEIRGSASNVVGLPLEVVRRLAAAAGLAGPALDGR; from the coding sequence GTGAATCAGGCCGCAAACGCCGCGCCGCTGCTGCTCGCTTCCGCCTCGCCGCGGCGCCGCGAACTGTTGCGCCGCGTCGGGTTGCCGTTCGAGGCGACGTCCGTCGCGATCGACGAGGCGCCGCTCCGCGGCGAGCGGGGCGCCGCCTGCGCGCTCCGCCTCGCCCGCGCGAAGGCGGCGGCCGCCGCCGCGCTCCGTCCGGGCCGGCACGTCCTCGCCGCCGACACGGTCGTCGTCGTGGGCCGCAAGGTGCTGGGCAAGCCGCGCGACGCCGCGGAGGCGCGCGCGATGATCGAGCTGCTGGCCGACCGCTGGCACGACGTCGTCACCGGCGTCGCGCTCCGCGCGCCCGACGGCGCCGAATGGTGCGAGGCGGCCCGCACGAGGGTCCGCTTCGCCCCCGTCGCGGACGACGAGATCGAGCGCTACGTCTCGGGCGCCGAGCCGTACGACAAGGCGGGCGGCTACGCGCTGCAGGGCGCGGCGGGCTGGTTCGTGGAGGAGATCCGCGGCTCGGCGAGCAACGTCGTCGGGTTGCCGCTGGAGGTCGTGCGACGGCTCGCCGCCGCCGCCGGCCTCGCCGGCCCGGCGCTCGACGGGCGCTGA
- a CDS encoding helix-hairpin-helix domain-containing protein, producing MKKLLVVAALVLAALAAAPQDASAGASRKGASAAAAAVAAGPVDVNAASAEELDSLPGIGPALAKRIIDYRQEHGPFAKVDDLLAVKGVGPKMLAKIRDRLTIGAPKEKAK from the coding sequence GTGAAGAAGCTGCTGGTCGTCGCCGCTCTCGTTCTCGCCGCGCTCGCCGCGGCCCCGCAGGACGCCTCCGCGGGCGCCTCGCGCAAGGGCGCCTCCGCCGCGGCCGCCGCCGTCGCCGCGGGGCCGGTGGACGTCAACGCCGCCTCGGCCGAAGAGCTGGACAGCCTGCCGGGAATCGGCCCCGCGCTGGCCAAGCGGATCATCGACTACCGTCAGGAACACGGCCCGTTCGCCAAGGTGGACGACCTCCTCGCCGTGAAGGGGGTCGGGCCGAAGATGCTCGCCAAGATCCGCGACCGGCTGACGATCGGCGCGCCGAAGGAGAAGGCGAAGTGA